The following proteins are co-located in the Sandaracinaceae bacterium genome:
- a CDS encoding DUF4129 domain-containing protein, translating into MNALDWIDRAFVLLRMAGRRLFARCVLGAAPLALVCVFAFYLERVEGIRSARAGVAWALTLAWWFRSYAHAQSGAVLLSALGGEHSPPKPLDTLRVGGVAGILLVFSLFPAAGLARLGGPGLLFGLGFAVPVGALAPAWLLIAAEPADGVPRTWWAAARAGAGLRGSALLLHVCLFLGTVLLFLNAVAVVGMTLAGLQGLLGLEVSAIGAFMSFENDFALLATAALVLLLVEPVRVALAAVAVLHARARRDGADLRTTLLALSASSAPARPRAREAALLLLLGAALTLPRGALAQLATDDENAGAVAETVDAPDVGQRTPTESEFDDEARSEAGGATLGPAPSLSAADQVTERELARILSGSEFREFEDAPMAGGPQGRVDWLTRLLDALERWLRSLRASAPEGSDANTPMPVPPTWAFVALAVTLLLAVVAFLLLSWRRERRARSDVASPLGASDDPRERAPGDHLDDAGRLAAEGHYRLAFRALYLATLVALDRSGEIDFDPARTNWHYLRRMGSGSRADAFRTFTALFDRTWYGDEPTSRPEYERGRSLATTLTLPRRDDAERRGSAEEGA; encoded by the coding sequence GTGAACGCGCTCGACTGGATCGACCGAGCGTTCGTGCTGCTGCGGATGGCTGGGCGGCGCCTGTTCGCGCGTTGTGTGCTCGGCGCGGCTCCCCTCGCTCTGGTGTGTGTCTTCGCGTTCTATCTGGAGCGCGTCGAGGGGATACGCAGCGCCCGCGCGGGCGTCGCCTGGGCGCTCACGCTGGCTTGGTGGTTCCGCAGCTACGCCCACGCGCAGAGTGGCGCGGTCCTCTTGAGCGCCCTCGGAGGCGAGCACTCGCCGCCCAAACCACTGGACACGCTCCGGGTGGGCGGCGTGGCCGGGATCCTGCTCGTCTTCTCGCTCTTCCCTGCCGCGGGCCTCGCGCGCCTGGGTGGACCAGGGCTGCTGTTCGGTCTCGGATTCGCGGTGCCCGTGGGAGCTCTGGCCCCCGCGTGGCTGCTCATCGCGGCGGAGCCGGCGGACGGTGTGCCTCGCACGTGGTGGGCTGCTGCGCGCGCCGGCGCGGGCTTGCGGGGCAGCGCGCTGCTGCTCCACGTGTGCCTCTTCCTGGGCACCGTGCTCTTGTTTCTGAACGCCGTCGCGGTGGTCGGCATGACGCTCGCCGGGCTGCAGGGCCTCCTTGGGCTCGAGGTTTCGGCCATCGGCGCGTTCATGTCGTTCGAGAACGACTTCGCCCTGCTGGCGACCGCAGCCCTCGTCCTCCTCCTCGTGGAACCCGTGCGCGTGGCGCTCGCCGCCGTCGCAGTCCTCCACGCGCGCGCGCGACGTGATGGGGCGGATCTGCGGACAACGCTCTTGGCGCTCAGCGCGTCTTCCGCGCCAGCGCGGCCCCGGGCGCGCGAGGCCGCGCTCCTGCTGCTGCTCGGCGCGGCACTCACGCTCCCGCGCGGCGCACTCGCCCAGCTGGCGACGGACGACGAGAACGCCGGGGCGGTCGCTGAGACCGTCGATGCCCCTGATGTGGGGCAACGGACCCCCACCGAGTCCGAGTTCGACGACGAGGCTCGCTCGGAGGCCGGAGGGGCGACGCTGGGTCCCGCCCCGTCCCTCTCGGCAGCGGATCAAGTGACCGAGCGCGAGCTCGCGCGCATCCTGTCCGGCTCCGAGTTCCGGGAGTTCGAAGATGCACCCATGGCCGGCGGACCTCAGGGCAGAGTCGACTGGTTGACGCGCCTGTTGGACGCGCTCGAGCGGTGGCTTCGCTCCCTTCGTGCGTCGGCTCCCGAGGGGTCCGACGCGAACACGCCAATGCCCGTGCCACCAACATGGGCGTTCGTGGCGTTGGCCGTGACCCTCCTGCTCGCGGTGGTCGCGTTTCTGTTGCTCAGCTGGCGTCGCGAGCGTCGCGCGCGCTCCGACGTCGCGAGCCCCCTCGGCGCGTCGGACGACCCCCGTGAGCGTGCGCCTGGGGACCACCTCGACGACGCGGGTCGCCTGGCGGCCGAGGGGCACTATCGCCTTGCGTTTCGAGCGCTGTACCTCGCGACGCTGGTCGCGTTGGACCGCTCTGGCGAGATCGACTTCGACCCTGCACGCACCAACTGGCACTACCTGCGCCGCATGGGTAGCGGCAGTCGCGCCGACGCGTTCCGCACGTTCACGGCCCTGTTCGATCGCACGTGGTACGGCGACGAGCCGACGTCCCGACCAGAGTACGAGCGCGGCCGCTCCCTGGCGACCACACTGACCCTGCCGCGGCGCGATGATGCAGAGCGGCGTGGGTCTGCCGAGGAGGGGGCGTGA
- a CDS encoding D-tyrosyl-tRNA(Tyr) deacylase: MRAVIQRVSRADVVVGADIVGAIGQGLLVYLGAGADDTADDVGYVVQKIAGLRVFVDAEGKMSRSVADVGGAVLVVSQFTLYGDVRKGRRPSFTAAAPPERAEALYEDVVSQLRASGLEVETGRFRASMSVRCEVDGPVTIQVDSRKLY; this comes from the coding sequence ATGCGCGCCGTCATTCAGAGAGTCAGTCGGGCCGATGTGGTGGTGGGCGCTGACATCGTCGGGGCCATCGGCCAGGGCTTGCTCGTGTACTTGGGGGCGGGCGCGGACGACACGGCCGACGACGTGGGCTACGTCGTCCAGAAGATCGCGGGGCTGCGCGTGTTCGTGGACGCGGAAGGCAAGATGTCGCGCTCGGTGGCGGACGTGGGCGGCGCCGTGCTCGTGGTCTCGCAGTTCACGCTCTACGGCGACGTGCGGAAGGGCCGTCGCCCGTCCTTTACGGCCGCGGCGCCTCCCGAGCGTGCGGAGGCTCTCTATGAAGACGTCGTCTCCCAGCTGCGCGCGAGTGGACTCGAGGTCGAGACGGGACGCTTCCGCGCGAGCATGAGCGTCCGCTGCGAGGTCGACGGGCCCGTCACGATCCAGGTGGACAGCCGCAAGCTCTACTGA